A window of the Xenopus laevis strain J_2021 chromosome 9_10L, Xenopus_laevis_v10.1, whole genome shotgun sequence genome harbors these coding sequences:
- the ppp1r16b.L gene encoding protein phosphatase 1 regulatory inhibitor subunit 16B, whose translation MDLFTELQLLEKASTLERLRAARKRREQQLKRWTQREKEEENRRRRQQKANRKTPTIRNKRVSFPPRVTLHEACLRNDPEEVLSLLQNNVDPDLSNEDGLTALHQCCIDNYEDLLKLLLSHGANVNVTDNELWTPLHAAATCGHTNLVRILIQHGADLLAVNADGNMAYDLCEDEATLDVIEGCLTYRGITQEMINEARQAPERHMLNDIRALVATGQDLNRTDNQGATLLHIAASRGFAEVAEMLLENGAHIDVRDPDEWEPLHAAVFWGQIYVAEVLVSHSASLSAKTALDETPLDLCEDEELRSLLLELKHKHDIIMKSQQKNKSSLSRRSSSTGSHGKVVRRASLSERTNLYRREYEKEAVVWQCLVSSGNTEDTHDEEESSPDLQQITQQASLDFEQTLGPSESHFRNGFCPPLPSCYCPSPLPDIPVPTPLTNGNTNHSLPYYTGSPLWSSILDQAPLTLSELKRKRSAAKQGRLMLKNNGDLQRLTGLDYNSPETPPWCSNGGPVYYTPTSGDPPILRLKSPMEEEEETRILHCCRIS comes from the exons ATGGACCTGTTTACAGAACTTCAGCTTCTAGAGAAAGCCTCCACTCTAGAGCGCCTCCGTGCAGCCAGGAAACGTAGGGAACAGCAGCTGAAAAGATGGACGCagagagagaaggaagaggagAACAGGAGGAGAAGACAGCAGAAAGCCAACAGGAAAACGCCAACTATCAGGAACAAGAGAGTGTCCTTCCCTCCTCGGGTCACCCTCCACGAGGCTTGTCTGAGGAACGATCCTGAAGAAG TTCTCTCGCTCCTTCAAAACAATGTGGACCCCGACCTCAGTAATGAAGATGGACTGACTGCCTTGCACCAG TGCTGCATAGATAACTATGAGGATCTGCTGAAGCTGCTTCTATCACACGGTGCTAATGTGAACGTGACCGACAATGAGCTCTGGACCCCTCTCCATGCTGCTGCTACCTGTGGGCACACGAACCTGGTGCGCATCCTGATTCAGCA TGGTGCCGACCTGCTTGCGGTGAACGCTGATGGGAATATGGCATATGACCTCTGCGAGGATGAAGCCACGCTGGACGTCATTGAAGGCTGCCTGACATACCGAG GCATTACGCAGGAAATGATTAATGAAGCTCGTCAAGCACCGGAGCGTCACATGCTGAATGACATAAGGGCATTAGTAGCTACTGGACAGGACCTGAACAGGACAGATAACCAAGGAGCCACACTG CTCCATATAGCAGCGTCTCGTGGCTTCGCAGAGGTGGCTGAAATGCTTCTGGAGAATGGGGCCCATATTGATGTGAGGGATCCTGATGAGTGGGAACCTCTACATGCTGCAGTCTTTTGGGGCCAG ATCTATGTAGCAGAGGTGTTAGTCTCGCACAGTGCCAGCCTCAGCGCAAAAACAGCCCTGGATGAGACTCCTCTTG ATCTGTGTGAGGACGAGGAACTTCGCTCTTTGCTTCTGGAACTGAAACACAAACACGATATCATTATGAAGTCTCAGCAGAAGAACAAGTCCTCTCTGAGCCGCAGAAGTTCTAGCACTGGGAGCCACGG TAAAGTGGTGCGGCGTGCTAGCCTATCAGAACGAACCAACCTGTACAGAAGAGAATATGAGAAGGAGGCAGTGGTGTGGCAGTGCTTGGTGTCTTCAGGAAACACAGAGGACACCCATGACGaggaagagagcagcccagacTTACAGCAGATAACCCAA CAAGCTTCTCTGGATTTTGAGCAAACACTGGGCCCTTCTGAGTCCCATTTCCGGAATGGATTCTGCCCTCCTCTGCCTTCCTGCTACTGCCCTTCTCCGTTGCCTGATATCCCAGTGCCAACTCCGCTTACAAATGGTAACACCAACCACTCCCTCCCCTACTATACTGGAAGCCCCCTGTGGAGTAGCATTTTGGATCAAGCCCCCCTAACTCTGTCTGAACTGAAAAGGAAAAGGTCAGCAGCAAAACAGGGGAGACTGATGCTAAAGAACAATGGCGACTTGCAGAGACTCACAGGACTAGATTATAACAGCCCCGAGACACCTCCCTGGTGCTCAAATGGGGGACCTGTTTACTATACCCCAACCAGCGGGGACCCTCCCATTCTGAGGTTAAAATCTCCcatggaggaagaggaggaaaccAGAATATTGCATTGCTGTCGGATATCCTAA
- the fam83d.L gene encoding protein FAM83D-B-like, translating to MANASQCLDDVPMGGRWPAAPPDQYNEAHRLAMEELVSGGPEAMRGFLKRERLPSFLSEPEMGEILGCASVLPCGDEENSMSASVDCSSVTYFPDRSDVEPPILELGWPAFTTGSYRGVTRVDVHFQPSFGDTIYTCKEAARELIRSAREVIALVMDNFTDNDIFRDIHEACRKRRVPVYILLDQTQVSHFLTMCYNLGVSIETEPHMRVRLLTGNNYYTRSGTKIIGKVREKFLLVDGVKVATGNYSFTWTDGKLNSSNMLVLSGQVVEKFDLQFRILYAQSNPIGAKLLSSIRSRVMCLDKLPCKLPASKKPTLSSLLRMDQAKLSSTPKRHFDEFGAKFNRDVVALDKAAEDEWLQSCDIISGLKEMQTVEVQTEPWEGKNNVRGVDVGIQTSVAAANAATQTSVLSRMASTQTVMVSRSITTQTTETSQCTTQTPAPTSSVARLSNSSNSSSSSFSSASTTSTGSNCSMKSSDFSGTAFYQPEYPLGNCFKKLTKDRQYHYSTIRSKLNHMVSILSNRNRVPNSYMANDAPCYGLQRREIMHGSLLNLRDGVRFYPNM from the exons ATGGCAAACGCCTCTCAGTGTCTGGATGATGTGCCTATGGGTGGTCGCTGGCCCGCAGCTCCCCCGGACCAGTACAACGAGGCTCACCGGCTGGCGATGGAGGAGCTGGTATCCGGGGGTCCTGAAGCCATGCGGGGCTTTTTAAAGCGAGAGCGGCTGCCGAGCTTCTTGTCCGAGCCGGAGATGGGGGAGATCCTGGGCTGCGCCTCTGTCCTTCCGTGCGGCGATGAGGAAAACTCCATGTCCGCCTCGGTCGATTGCTCGTCGGTCACTTACTTCCCGGATCGCTCGGACGTGGAGCCGCCTATTCTGGAGCTCGGCTGGCCGGCCTTTACCACCGGCTCGTACCGCGGGGTGACTCGTGTGGACGTGCACTTCCAGCCCAGTTTCGGGGACACCATCTACACGTGCAAAGAGGCGGCCCGGGAGCTCATCAGATCTGCGCGAGAG GTCATTGCCTTGGTTATGGACAACTTTACAGATAACGACATATTCAGGGATATCCATGAGGCTTGCCGGAAACGTAGGGTCCCTGTCTACATTCTATTGGACCAGACACAAGTTTCTCACTTCCTTACCATGTGTTACAATCTGGGTGTTTCCATTGAAACAGAGCCG CACATGAGAGTCCGATTATTAACTGGGAACAATTATTATACACGATCGGGCACCAAGATCATTGGGAAGGTGCGGGAGAAGTTTCTGCTAGTAGATGGAGTCAAAGTGGCAACAGGAAATTACAG cttcaccTGGACTGATGGCAAGCTTAACAGCAGTAACATGCTTGTTTTATCTGGACAAGTAGTGGAGAAGTTTGACCTGCAGTTCAGAATTCTTtatgcccagtccaaccctatcgGTGCCAAGCTTCTCTCGTCTATAAGATCCCGTGTTATGTGCCTGGACAAGCTTCCATGCAAGTTGCCTGCCTCCAAGAAACCTACACTGAGCAGCCTTTTGCGCATGGATCAGGCCAAGCTCTCCAGCACCCCAAAAAGGCATTTTGATGAATTTGGTGCCAAGTTCAACAGAGATGTTGTTGCCTTAGACAAAGCTGCAGAAGACGAGTGGCTCCAGAGCTGTGACATTATCTCAGGGCTCAAGGAAATGCAGACTGTGGAAGTTCAGACCGAGCCATGGGAGGGGAAGAATAACGTCAGAGGGGTGGATGTTGGCATACAGACTTCGGTAGCTGCTGCAAATGCTGCCACGCAGACCTCTGTATTATCAAGAATGGCTTCCACCCAAACTGTAATGGTCTCAAGATCAATTACTACTCAGACAACTGAAACTTCACAATGTACAACCCAGACACCAGCACCCACATCTTCTGTAGCCAGGCTCTCAAATTCCTCCAACTCTTCCTCAtcctctttttcttctgcttcaacAACCAGCACTGGCTCAAACTGTTCTATGAAGTCATCTGACTTCTCTGGCACTGCCTTTTATCAGCCTGAATATCCACTGGGAAACTGCTTCAAGAAACTGACCAAGGACCGGCAGTATCACTACTCCACCATCCGCTCTAAACTCAACCACATGGTGTCCATATTGTCCAATCGAAACCGTGTGCCTAATTCTTACATGGCCAATGATGCACCGTGTTATGGTCTGCAGAGGAGAGAGATTATGCACGGCAGTCTCCTCAATCTTCGGGATGGGGTACGCTTTTATCCTAACATGTGA